The following nucleotide sequence is from Salvia miltiorrhiza cultivar Shanhuang (shh) chromosome 7, IMPLAD_Smil_shh, whole genome shotgun sequence.
gtggaccctatttctataaatgaaagtggaaacgatatcgcggacgaaccgaaatggcaaatgtggaaacgatatcgcggacggagggaatataattTTGTACCCCTACCAATAATCAAATGAGAAAACTGATCAgccatttctttatttttatatattatttgaatttgaatttttcctttttttttttttaattaatcgaGGGCCTCATATGATTAATAAAGGTTGCTGCACTGCGATGattaagtaattaaaaaaaaaagtacaaacCAAACTAAAAAACTGAAGACAAACACCGATAATTTATTTGACGATTTACGCATATCCTCATAGACAATGCAAAACTTAAAAATTTAGGGTGAAATTGTGTCAGAGTTTTggagttcaaaaaaaaaattactactcctgaaaacaatttatatttatgataTTAATTTTTCGTACCCTCAATTAAAAAATTCTGGATCCGTCACTGTCAGCTATAATTGTGGTACAtctaacatataaatatatttatttaatttataagcatatatacacatacttCAATATTGGAGTAAATTACAATGACAAATTTGAATTATATACAGTCGAATTCCAATCGTAGTGCCCTATATTAAATACAAAACATGATCCATATAAAAatttctaaaatttaaaaatttgaaacCTAATGTATTCCAAATAGGAAAAtggtaaattattaaatattgttCCTAAACtataaatatgaaaaagaaaaaagaaacaaaaatgggAACACGTAATCATCTCTCACAGTCTCTGGGAAGCTCTAGAGAATGCGAGCGAGAGCACCTTCGCATATACTGCTTTTCCTTCCCATTTCTTCTGCAACTTTCTACTACTTCAATCGCCTCTTCCTTTCTCATTTTCGAGCAAATTCCACAAATTAAGCTTCTTTAATCTCGCTTCAGCTATTCCTCTCTTCTCGATTGCTTCTATCTTGCTCACTTTGTTCCAAATTCTAATCGGTTAGTAGTTCTTCAATGACACACTTTTGACGCTTTGTGTTTTAAGCATTTTCGCTTTTGCGTTGATTAAATGATTATGTTTAATAatttgttctattttttttggTACTCTTCAATTTGGTTTGATTATCACGTTCTGGAATGACAAGTTTTTGGAATAGAAATTGAATAAGGAAGAGAAATTTCGACTTAGGTTTGTTCGTTCATCTGCATCATGATTGTCTAGATTTCCTTTTTCATGCCACTTTTAGTTTTCTCTTCCATTGGTGCATGgttgtttatttcatttcataattACTCAGTGATAGGATTTTTATAATGGAGGGTTTGGAGATTTGATGAGTGTTCTAGATCTTTATAATAGATAGAAAGTACATTAATTTCATCACTTTGTGTTTGTTGAAAAGCCTGAGTGACATTACATTCTTTGCAACTTGGTTAACTCGAACAGAGTGTTCTAGATGAATTGAGGAATGAGAAGCCGTTTGATGGGATGTGCGTTACCATTTAACGAACACGAGCTTGGTGTTTTCGAGTTTTCGTGCAATGAGCTGTGTATTGAGGCAATGCACAAGCTTTGAAGAGGCATATGAGAGTGATCAAAGAGATAGGatcttttttaatttcttttaaatttgttttatgATTAGATGGATTGTTATATTTTGTAGGCAATCTTTCATTCACGATAGGATTATCGTATCTACTTAGTAAGAGGGATTCATGTACGTAGATTGtgtattaattaattgcagTATACAATCATTTCATCGTGTTCACTTTATTTTTCCATTCTTTATTCATACAATTAGTCCAACATACTCTATTTTGCGGTAGAAAGAAACATTCTTTATTCATACAATTTGTCCAACATGCTCTATATTTTGTAGGCAAtctttgattttcaagaatgGCGGAACCAGCATATACTGTAGCATCTGACAGCGAAACTACTGGAGAGGAAAAATCTTCTTCGCATCTACCAGAAGTAGCAATCGGAATTGACATTGGTACTTCACAATGTAGTGTTGCAGTCTGGAGTGGCTCCGAGGTGGAACTTATCAGGAACACACGAAACCAGAAGTTGATGCGTTCGTATGTCACCTTCAAAGATGAGATTCCTGCTGGAGGCGTGAGCAATCAGTTGGCTCATGAGTATGAGATGCTATCAGGGGCTGCAATCTTCAACATTAAGCGTCTGGTTGGTAGAGTTGACACGGACCCCGTTGTTCATGCGAGCAAATGCCTCCCCTTCCTGGTGCAGACCTTGAACATCGGTGTGAGGCCGTTCATCGCTGCACTAGTTAAGAACATGTGGAGGTCTACTACTCCTGAAGAGGTTCTTGCAATATTTCTCATTGAGCTGAGAACAATGGCTGAGCTCCGGCTGAAGCGTCCTGTATGCAGTGTTGTCTTGACCATTCCAGTGTCGTTTAGTCGGTTCCAGCTGACTCGGGTCGAAAGAGCATGTGCCATGGCTGGTCTTCAAGTCCTGAGGTTGATGCCCGAACCAACTGCAGTCGCATTGCTGTATGCACAGCAGCAGAACGTACACGAGAACATGAGCAGTGGAAGCGAGAAAATCGCTGTTATCTTCAACATGGGTGCTGGATTCTGCGATGTAGCAGTCTCTGCCACTGCAGGAGGAGTGTCGCAGATAAAAGCCTTGGCGGGAAGTGCAATAGGAGGCGAAGACATACTTCTAAATACGATGCGCCACCTCCTACCTGACATGGACAGTCACTTCTCGACCCGTGGGATTGAAGAGATCACGAGGATGGGGTTGCTTCGCGTTGCAACGCAGGATGCTATCCACAAACTCTCCTCCCAATCTAGTGTTCAAATCGATATTGACTTGGGGAACGGGAGAAAGATATGCAAGATTCTTGATAGGGCAGAATTCGAGCAAGTGAACAGAGAAATCTTTGAGAAATGTGAGAGCCTTATCAAACGGTGCTTGCTCGATGCAAAGGTGGAAATAGGGGATATAAGTGATGTTATCCTTGTTGGTGGCTGCTCCAACATCCCGAAGCTGCAAAAGATCGTTACGGGCGTCTGCAAAAAGGATCCATACGCGGGGATCAACCCGTTGGAGGCTGCAGTCCGAGGGGCAGCTCTAGAAGGCGCGGTAGCTACTGGAGTCAACGATCCTTTCGGGCATTTGGACCTTCTAACAATTCAGGCAACACCACTGAGCATTGGAGTGAGAGCAGATGGAAACAGCTTCATCCCGATCATACATCAGAATACGACGATGCCAGTCAGACGCGACATGATCCTCACGACCGTGCATGACAACCAAGCCGAGGCTTTGATCATTGTCTACGAAGGTGACGAGAAAGCCGTGGAAAAGAACCATCTCCTGGGCTATTTCAAGCTCACAGGGATACCACCGGCACCAAAAGGCGTCCCGGAGATTAACGTGTGCTTGGACATCGATGCATCAAATGTTCTGAGAGTTTTTGCAGGAGTGATCATGCCGGGAGCGCAGAACCCTGCAGCTCCGGTCATGGAAGTCCGTATGCCAACTATAGACGACGGCCATGGCTGGTGTGCCGAGGCGCTCAACGCAACTTATGGGTCTACTCTGGATTTGGTGACGGTGCAAAAGAAAGGTATGCATTGAGGAATATGTCATATGTAAATTTTCACAGGATGTTTTGCTAGTTTCTAGTTTCAGTTGTGTAACAATCTGCAGTCATACAATAATCTTGGTTTCAACCTTCAAGAACATTTATTGGATTTTGAAGGTGAAACATTTTCATGGGAATGTGTTGTTAAAATAAGGTGGTCTGGTTTTAGGACTGTCTTAGCTGATGTtgcaagtgtgtgtgtgtgtgtgtgtgtgtgtgagatatATATAGATGATGTTGAGGCTAATCTGAGTTGAAGAATCTTGTATAATTGTTGTAACTTGTGGCTTCTTAGTTTTAGCATCTCATTTGTTATAACGGCATAATGTATCTACATAACTACAtgtattgataaaataaaaataaaatacttagaAGATCCATcatcctttttcttcaataCATGATTTATATTAGTaaatatttagtaaatatgaatCAAAGTtaaacttattttatttattgaattatgTAAATTACAATATCTCTCTCGGCTTCTGCCGATGCCGCCCCCACCTATGCTCCGGCGATCAGCCGCCCAACGCCACCGAACTCACGTCTCTCGCAGCTCCCTCTCTCGGCCGTTACCGCGACGGAAACAGCGCCGCTCAACTGCTGCCTCCACCTTCGTCTCTCCGGCTATCCAGCAGTCATACACTCAATTTCCCCTATTTGACTATTTCTTTTCTAATTTCTTATTATCCTTCAAATTTCTTATTTTGAGAGGcttgttgttttgttttgtttctaaTTTCTTATTATCCTTCAAATTCATGGgcttttataattatattaattttttggcCCAATATGTAGAATAAGGCCCAATGCaaataagctcaaataaataatttatttaggcccaatttATACTAAAAGTAATTGAGAATATAACTTTATGTTTCAATAGGTATAACCTAGACAAATTCATAGACTGAGCATATAATGAAATTTTCGATGTCttcacaataattaaaattcaaataattcaaagataaataatttcaaataaataaattggtttCAGAATGTCAcacttttattctacttttttgaATTAACACTATCCCTATAAATagtacatttattttatttacaataattttattaaaacatgtgttCATCCTTAAAAAGTTGTTAAAATTATAGAAAGACTTGGATCATTGTCTGACAGATCAAGTTCAATCACAGAGATCAAGATCAAATTCAATATGTTACTTTGTTTTTTTCTATACAAATATCATTCACAAGGTatgcatattaaaaaaataaaaaaaatgttacaatTTCATTATAGAAAGACTTGTGTCATTGTTGGTAGAAGAAGTGTTGTATTATTTAAAACAGGTGtacaaaataaatacaaattccagacacataaaaaaatatctaatagatataatttatatgcaataaGAAAATAGCATTTTAATGGTAATTTTTTACCGTCAAATTTTCTATCTCCCACTATTCTATCCATTTAACCCACTATTTTCTATCCATTTAACTAACTAATATGTTGAATTAGACTATTCTATCCATTTAACCCACTATTTTCTATCCATTTAACTAACTAATATGTTGAATTAGCCGtcattctctcttctctctctctttaatcttttatctttttcttttttgatattttcaattttttttttttcacttttagagtttttaaaatttgtacactttgattaataaaaaaaatatttaatgtgcatatcaaattaaagattatgacaagctttgatttaatttataattttaaaataaaaaagatatacaaattaaaagtttcaaaattaactctctctctctctgtctctgtcTCTATCTCTCTCCAAGTTAGATTTTTTAAGGAAGCTagcttttgaatttttttttggttatttGCGTAATATATTTTgtgaaatcatgaaaattaGTACTATTTTATCATGCAAGAAAAGTAttgcattattttttattatgatttttttctcTAACTATTTTcatgttttaatttttcatgAGCTATTGATTAATTGTTTCTTTTGTGTTATAGTGTTTATAGTTTTTTTATATGTAGTAGAGAAATACAAATTATAGTGCATTTAATTGTTTTCATATATTTTGTCGTATGTTTGGACTGctctaataatttatttcatattaaTTGTATTTGAAATATGAAATTTGAATAATATACAATTGAGTtttacatgatttttaaatgtaataatttttttttttaaaattcaactaaGGTGTAGGAAATTGTATTAGCTAGTTCATTctagaatatacataatattcaactaattgtaatattttttcaatatacataattttcaaaaatgacGGTATCTTGATAAATTTATagtactataatttatttttaaaaattttaaatttattattggtTCGTCTCCACATGTTCAATTATAGTTCTTCGGTACCACTCCACATGCTTTTTTGTTATGTTTCATCGTATATCTAAATCAGAGGTGCGCGCGGTCCAGAACAATGGTCCATAGAGTTatccccaagccaaaaaaatgtGACATATATTGTTGGTGTACAATACTTGCATCGGTTACTTATCTCACTTGGCttctattctttttcttttttggtctaCCGGGCATCTTCAAtgttaaaaatatgaaaaatatgaaagttcatgtcttttaataagaaattgaaagttcatgttaaaattcaaaatggaaggaaagttggtgtatttaaatagcaataacctttttttttattgCACTGCACCTGACTCTCTCAGCGTTACCGGAATTTAAGAGGAGATGAAGGAGATCAGCGAAGATGGCAGACCCATGCACGACTTTAGGCAGCAGCGAAGCGCCGAAGCCTACTTCTAATTACCTGGGAAGGACTTTCGATTGGGAAGATATGATGAAGCTGCTGGTCTCCGATGAGGTGCGTCGCGAGTTCGACACCCTCCGTCGCACCTTCAACAAGATTAACACTCAGTCTAATCCATGTacaataaaaactttcatttcACTTTCTTAAACCAAACATCCCCTTTGTGATTTAAATGATtaagtgaaaaagtgttataataaGTGGAAATTTTAGGTCTAATTTATTTACTCACAAACTCAAAACTCCGTCAATTAACTCTAGAAATCTTGTCAAACATTaactcatttttttaaaaaccaaACATTAACTCAGATTAATTGAACTCCATTATTATATCACACCTGTCGCAATTCGCTCTTTATCTTCAATGTGTCGGGTCACCATTGTCGTAGTTTCTTAAGCAGAATAATCACGTGCAGCTCCAGACTAAATTCAACCATGTTGAATATCTTGTGCCACTTTTGCTTGTATCTTTGCGTTGATAATATTACAGATCTGTTGATTTTGCTTGTGTGCGTGTATATGAGTGTTTTGTCTTATATTTGGTGATATCTTGAAGTTTCCAGATTATCTTATTagcaaatattttataaagttCCAATTTTAccattcaaattaaatttatgtcCACACACttccctttatatatataaagattttcACTTTTATTCGTTATTTTCATTACTACGGTTAACAAATTTAAAACATTGaaacatatatttttaaattttattttttaaaataaaagtttagTATAAACACACGAAAATTATAGTGCAGTAGTGGATCCCATCTGGATTATTATactcctccgtccacaaaaaatagtctattTTTATTACGTCAATAATATTAATCCCTTTATATTTTTAGACAATATTCCACCAATTATAATTCTTTATACATTTACTTTTTATCTATTATACCACAGGATATACACATTTATCcactcaaaatataattaattatcaatattaacactactttttaagtGAGACCATTTCTTTAGTCATAATCCATCAAATCACTTCTATGAAAATTTGTGTCTTTTCCTTttattactaatttattttgtcaagggagggagtatatttataTGCCATCACACAATCATAACACACAAAAGAAATATTTGTGCTTGGCAAtcataccaaaaaaaaaatgcttccATCACTAAAAAATATCATTctcttcatcatcttcttcttccaaGCTCTAACCGCCATTTCACACCAAAATCATCCTCACCCCTTAGACTCCCTCACTCCATCGGAGCTCAATCAAGTTGGACTCATCGTCAGCGCCCATTTCTCGAACACGAACCGCAACGTGAGCTTCCACTACGTCGGCCTAGACGAGCCGCACAAGTCGGAGGTCCTAAGTTGGCGCTCCGATCCCGCCCGGCTCCCGCGTCGCAGAGCATTCGTCATGGCTCGCATCGATGGCGGCAGCCACGAGATCATCGTCGACCTTCTGCGGAAGTCGGTCGTCTCCGACCGATTGCACCGAGGCAGAGGCTACCCTCTCTTGAACATCGAGGAGCAAGACGCCGCGAACAAGCTGCCGGCGTCGTATGCTCCTTTCATAGCCTCCGTCGCGAAGAGGGGGCTGAAGTTGGAGGAGGTGGTGTGCACGAGCTATACGGTGGGGTGGTTCGGAGAGGAGCGGAGCCGGAGAATGATAAAGCTTCTGTGTTACTATATGGATGGGACGGTTAACATCTACATGAGGCCTATTGAGGGCATCAGCGTCGACGTTGATCTCGATCGGATGGCGATCGTCGGCTACCACGACCGGGGCGTGGTGCCGGTGCCGAAAGCTCAAGGGACGGATTACACCGGCGGTCACTCATCATCCATGGGGAGTCATGCTTTACCAAAACATGGAGTGGGTTTCACTTTGGATGGACAAGTTTTGAGGTAACAAATTAGGGTTGCATTTAACTGATCCTTCTTTTTTATGAATAGCAAAGAGTGAGTGTGTGCATGGCACGTCATCAATAGATTTCGTATCCGCAAATAACTTcgtatattttctttttgggccttTGCCCAGACACTACTCTCAATTAGGGATGACAATGGATCCGAGATCCGATCCGAATTCGCGGATCCAGACCCTTTTTTTCGGATTTAGACCTTGCAAAATTTGGACCCGGCGGATCTGGACCACTCTCCAAAAAatcggatccggatctggagtaGTTGATATaaaacccagatccggtccatggACCCGATTATATTTaagtatataatatttttatttttccaaccCTAAACtcatttttatactccctccgtccgccaaaagtggggcACAATTACTAaatcgggcgtccgcaaagagtgtaccactttccttttaaggaaatggtcccaccatccactttaatcttttaaccttccaaacactctttatttacaaaaaaacccacTCCAAATTCGATCTCAACCAcatatctcataaagtggtggggcccttactccactacatcaaaatcatcacaaattttattaaataccgTGCCCACCTAAAGTgccccacttttggcggacgaagcgagtaatttttttttcttgtttattgTTTTGATAAGTAAAATGTGGAGTATCTATTTGATGAAAATGCAATATATATACAGATGAATTGATAGTTCTAATTGCAAGTGAAACTAGACACGAAACATGTTTATGCAATATTTAAGTATTTTCTTTTACTACTCCATATGATTTTAGCTAGAATAGAGCAGTGTtgcctcatttttttttaatactgaCTGTGGTATTGTTGTAGATGGGGACTTTGGGAGATGCATGTATCATTCGACATTAGAGCTGGTATAGTGATATCAATGGCGTCACTTTACGATGCTGAAAAGGATAAGCAGAGGAGGGTTATGTACAGAGGATTTGTGTCGGAACTCTTCGTGCCATACATGGACATAACCGAGGATTGGTACTACCGAGCTTTCTTCGATGCAGGTGAATTCGGAATGGGACTCTCTGCAGTGCCGCTTGTACCTTTGAAAGACTGCCCCCGAAACGCCGTGTTCGTGGACGGCCACTTCACCTCAGGCGACGGCACGCCTGCACGAACCCCGAACGCCTTCTGCATATTCGAGAGATATACAGGCGACGTCATGTGGCGCCACACCGAGATTGCTATACCGGGCAAAGTGGCAAGTCATGACTTACTCTGTGTTAGCTTATGGAGAGTTTCTCACTTGAGTTTTGATGGTTTTGTGCAGATAACGGAGGTGAGGCCGGAGGCGAACCTCGTCGTGCGAATGGTATCGACGGTGGGGAACTACGACTACATTGTGGATTGGGAGTTTAAGCAAACCGGTGTCATTAGAGTCAATGTGAGTGATGAGATGATGAATCAATATTCTTTAATTTGGTGTGCTTGTGTTGGCCAaacggtaaggggttaatgctcAAGTctaaaggtcttgggttcgagtctcaTGACTCTCATGTGGTGCCGcctttaaaatttctttatttaatacaattagtttatcaaaaaaaaaaattaataatttgagTAGTATGTATCCGAgatgggttaattgcatataaatacatcaattttagccaaaattcattttttacgCGTACTTAgaaaagttcaataaaatacacgaactttattagttgttcaattttgactctGACGAGCGACGTAGACGCCATATAGACGCCACATAGATACCACGTAGACGCCATATCATTTCCAGTGAGCCAAGTAGATG
It contains:
- the LOC130991490 gene encoding heat shock 70 kDa protein 8, with translation MAEPAYTVASDSETTGEEKSSSHLPEVAIGIDIGTSQCSVAVWSGSEVELIRNTRNQKLMRSYVTFKDEIPAGGVSNQLAHEYEMLSGAAIFNIKRLVGRVDTDPVVHASKCLPFLVQTLNIGVRPFIAALVKNMWRSTTPEEVLAIFLIELRTMAELRLKRPVCSVVLTIPVSFSRFQLTRVERACAMAGLQVLRLMPEPTAVALLYAQQQNVHENMSSGSEKIAVIFNMGAGFCDVAVSATAGGVSQIKALAGSAIGGEDILLNTMRHLLPDMDSHFSTRGIEEITRMGLLRVATQDAIHKLSSQSSVQIDIDLGNGRKICKILDRAEFEQVNREIFEKCESLIKRCLLDAKVEIGDISDVILVGGCSNIPKLQKIVTGVCKKDPYAGINPLEAAVRGAALEGAVATGVNDPFGHLDLLTIQATPLSIGVRADGNSFIPIIHQNTTMPVRRDMILTTVHDNQAEALIIVYEGDEKAVEKNHLLGYFKLTGIPPAPKGVPEINVCLDIDASNVLRVFAGVIMPGAQNPAAPVMEVRMPTIDDGHGWCAEALNATYGSTLDLVTVQKKGMH
- the LOC130991493 gene encoding amine oxidase [copper-containing] alpha 2, peroxisomal-like, which encodes MLPSLKNIILFIIFFFQALTAISHQNHPHPLDSLTPSELNQVGLIVSAHFSNTNRNVSFHYVGLDEPHKSEVLSWRSDPARLPRRRAFVMARIDGGSHEIIVDLLRKSVVSDRLHRGRGYPLLNIEEQDAANKLPASYAPFIASVAKRGLKLEEVVCTSYTVGWFGEERSRRMIKLLCYYMDGTVNIYMRPIEGISVDVDLDRMAIVGYHDRGVVPVPKAQGTDYTGGHSSSMGSHALPKHGVGFTLDGQVLRWGLWEMHVSFDIRAGIVISMASLYDAEKDKQRRVMYRGFVSELFVPYMDITEDWYYRAFFDAGEFGMGLSAVPLVPLKDCPRNAVFVDGHFTSGDGTPARTPNAFCIFERYTGDVMWRHTEIAIPGKVITEVRPEANLVVRMVSTVGNYDYIVDWEFKQTGVIRVNVGLTGLLEVKGSKYTHQKQIKEEVYGPILAEHSIGVNHDHFMTFHLDLDVDGEANSFIKTNLKTTRGARRSYWRAESEAAKTESEARIRLGSEATILSVVNPNKRTKVGNNVGYKLMPESVTGPLLSDDDYLQIRAAFTKYNVWVTPYNKSEKWAGGLFTDQSHGDDTLLTWSQRNEKIENKDIVLWYTLGIHHVPCQEDFPIMPTLTLSFELQPTNFFEHNPRLHTEKNM